In Lacrimispora indolis DSM 755, a genomic segment contains:
- a CDS encoding RsmB/NOP family class I SAM-dependent RNA methyltransferase: MKERKISEEFLNRMKDLLGEEEYEAYLKSFEEERLYGLRVNTLKISPDKFAEMTTLKLKSVPWIHNGFYYEGEERPAKDPYYYAGLYYLQEPSAMTPASLLDVVPGDKVLDLCAAPGGKSTELGAKLKGQGLLVSNDISNSRAKALLKNLELWGIENICVTSEEPKKLKEAFGEFFDKILVDAPCSGEGMFRKDADMVKSYEERGPEYYAEIQKEIMDQAVDMLAAGGLLLYSTCTFSVCENEDIISRTLERHEEMELIRLPLFEGASGGIGLLSCLRLFPHKIRGEGHFMALLKKKGSQAGHEVHGNKSMKQLPLPQELSDFLSMVSKPLESSRIRIKNDVVYYLPEYFPENANGLRYLRTGLLLGEMKKGRFEPGQAFAMALKPEEFKQTVSWKKQDERVIRYLKGETIFLKEEEGPIKGWCLVCVEGIPLGFAKGSGAVLKNKYYPGWRWQ, from the coding sequence GTGAAAGAACGAAAGATTTCGGAAGAATTTTTAAACAGGATGAAAGATTTATTAGGGGAAGAGGAGTATGAGGCGTACTTAAAAAGCTTTGAAGAGGAACGGCTTTACGGGCTGCGGGTCAATACCCTTAAAATAAGCCCTGACAAATTTGCAGAAATGACAACCCTTAAGCTTAAGTCCGTTCCCTGGATCCATAACGGTTTTTACTATGAAGGAGAAGAACGTCCGGCCAAAGATCCTTACTATTACGCCGGGCTTTATTATCTCCAGGAACCCAGCGCCATGACGCCGGCAAGTCTGCTGGACGTGGTTCCGGGAGACAAGGTCCTTGATCTGTGCGCAGCGCCCGGAGGGAAAAGCACGGAGTTGGGGGCAAAGCTGAAGGGTCAGGGACTTTTAGTGTCCAATGACATCAGCAATTCCAGGGCAAAGGCATTGCTTAAGAACTTAGAATTATGGGGGATCGAGAACATTTGTGTCACCAGCGAGGAACCAAAGAAATTAAAGGAAGCCTTCGGTGAATTTTTTGATAAAATACTGGTTGATGCTCCCTGCTCAGGAGAAGGCATGTTCCGCAAGGATGCTGATATGGTGAAAAGCTATGAGGAACGCGGGCCGGAGTATTATGCAGAAATCCAAAAAGAGATCATGGACCAGGCGGTAGACATGCTGGCGGCCGGCGGGCTTCTTTTATATTCCACCTGCACGTTTTCAGTCTGTGAAAATGAGGATATCATCAGCCGGACCCTGGAACGCCATGAGGAAATGGAGCTGATCCGGCTTCCTCTTTTTGAAGGGGCAAGCGGAGGGATCGGTCTTTTAAGCTGTCTGCGCCTCTTTCCCCATAAGATCAGAGGAGAAGGCCATTTTATGGCACTGCTGAAAAAGAAAGGATCTCAGGCAGGACATGAGGTCCATGGAAATAAGTCCATGAAACAGCTTCCTCTTCCTCAGGAGCTTTCTGATTTCCTTTCCATGGTTTCAAAACCTCTGGAGAGCTCCCGCATCCGGATAAAGAATGATGTTGTTTACTACCTTCCGGAATACTTCCCGGAGAATGCTAACGGCCTTCGTTATCTCAGGACCGGACTTTTGCTGGGAGAAATGAAGAAAGGCCGTTTTGAACCGGGGCAGGCCTTTGCCATGGCGTTAAAACCGGAAGAGTTCAAACAGACCGTTTCCTGGAAAAAGCAGGATGAGAGAGTGATCCGCTATTTAAAAGGGGAGACCATCTTTTTAAAGGAAGAAGAGGGGCCGATAAAAGGCTGGTGTTTAGTCTGCGTGGAAGGTATTCCATTGGGCTTTGCCAAGGGAAGCGGGGCCGTGCTGAAAAATAAATACTATCCGGGATGGCGGTGGCAGTGA
- a CDS encoding DUF975 family protein — protein sequence MSREALKMDAKAAMREALVSPYMVTIILGVITIVFSAVQGFLDIWEGMIENAGAYGDIGQSGAFAVSSIIFMIVYFIVSTIIQFGYQSYCLKVANRDQTMSYGDLFGSVRYLLKAMGLVLMMSLLTILWSLLLIIPGIIAAYRYSQAIIIMVEDPDKGVMQCIRESKEMMAGHKWEFFVLELSFILWQLLGLVTCGLAFIYVYPYTKVTLANYYNEIKPKTVVYEESYMFE from the coding sequence ATGAGTAGAGAAGCTTTAAAAATGGATGCAAAGGCTGCCATGAGAGAGGCGCTTGTAAGTCCTTATATGGTAACAATAATTTTAGGAGTTATTACGATCGTATTCTCCGCCGTACAGGGATTTCTGGACATATGGGAAGGCATGATAGAAAATGCCGGCGCTTATGGGGACATAGGTCAGAGCGGAGCATTTGCGGTAAGCAGCATTATTTTCATGATTGTTTATTTTATTGTTAGCACCATTATCCAGTTTGGGTATCAGTCTTACTGTTTAAAGGTTGCAAACAGGGATCAAACTATGTCATATGGAGATCTGTTTGGTTCCGTAAGATATTTATTGAAAGCCATGGGGCTGGTTTTGATGATGTCTCTGCTTACTATATTATGGTCGCTGCTTCTCATCATTCCGGGAATTATTGCTGCCTACCGTTATTCACAGGCCATTATTATTATGGTTGAGGATCCGGATAAAGGCGTGATGCAGTGCATACGGGAAAGCAAGGAAATGATGGCAGGTCATAAATGGGAATTTTTTGTTCTGGAACTGTCCTTTATTTTATGGCAGCTTTTAGGCCTTGTCACATGCGGTCTGGCTTTCATTTATGTATATCCTTATACAAAGGTTACTTTAGCTAATTATTATAATGAAATAAAGCCAAAAACGGTTGTATATGAGGAATCGTACATGTTTGAGTAA
- a CDS encoding HAD family hydrolase, producing the protein MLEEKRAVIFDLDGTLVDSMWMWKSIDIEFLGSRGLVCPDDLQKDIEGMSFTETAFYFKERFRLKESLDEIKSVWTDMSIEKYRNEVWLKPGAGEFLKYIAEMGLKAGIATSNGRQMVDAVIDSLNIGQYFQVVATSCEVTAGKPAPDIYLKVAGELSVPPAHCLVFEDIPAGIMAGKRAGMTVCAIDDEFSREMEEEKRQLADYFIYDYHQILNRNGVKS; encoded by the coding sequence ATGTTAGAGGAAAAGAGAGCTGTTATTTTTGATCTGGATGGGACTTTGGTTGATTCCATGTGGATGTGGAAATCCATTGATATAGAATTTCTTGGCAGCAGAGGACTTGTTTGTCCGGATGATTTGCAAAAAGATATTGAGGGGATGAGCTTTACGGAAACCGCTTTTTATTTTAAAGAGCGTTTCAGACTGAAGGAATCCTTAGATGAAATCAAGAGTGTGTGGACGGATATGTCCATTGAAAAATACCGGAATGAGGTCTGGCTAAAGCCGGGAGCAGGTGAATTTCTCAAATATATTGCTGAAATGGGATTAAAGGCCGGAATTGCCACCAGCAACGGAAGACAGATGGTGGATGCGGTGATTGATTCTTTAAATATCGGGCAATATTTTCAAGTAGTGGCTACCTCCTGCGAGGTGACTGCCGGAAAGCCTGCACCGGATATCTATTTAAAGGTAGCGGGAGAGCTTTCCGTGCCTCCGGCTCACTGTCTGGTTTTTGAGGATATTCCTGCCGGGATCATGGCAGGAAAACGGGCAGGAATGACGGTCTGTGCCATTGACGATGAATTTTCCAGAGAGATGGAAGAGGAAAAGCGGCAGCTGGCCGACTATTTTATATACGACTATCACCAGATACTAAATAGAAATGGAGTAAAATCATGA
- a CDS encoding YgiQ family radical SAM protein, with protein sequence MIHDYLPMGRSDMNIRGWKQCDFIYVTGDAYVDHPSFGHAIISRLLEAHGYKVGIISQPDWKDRASIQVLGEPRLGFLVSGGNMDSMVNHYSVSKKRRQQDAYTPGGVMGKRPDYAVTVYCNLIRSVYKKAPVIIGGIEASLRRLAHYDYWSDRLKHSILIDSQADLISYGMGERSIVEIADALNSGIDIKDITFIDGTVYKTDSLESVYDALILPSFEKMKANKLEYAKSYYIQYNNTDPFTGKRLAEPYKDNLFVVQNPPAKPLSMEEMDEVYALPYMRNYHPSYEELGGVPAIREIKFSLISNRGCFGACSFCALTFHQGRIIQARSHDSLVEEARLLTEEPDFKGYIHDVGGPTADFRSPACDKQMTKGACPNRQCLFPEPCKNLKADHTDYIELLRKLRNLPKVKKVFIRSGIRFDYVLAEPGKKFLKELCQYHVSGQLKVAPEHVADKVLSKMGKPRNQVYRQFVKEYNDMNGRLGMKQYLVPYLMSSHPGSGLSEAVELAEYLRDLGYMPEQVQDFYPTPSTISTCMYYTGYDPRTMEKVYVPVNPHEKAMQRALIQYRNPKNYELVSEALRLAGRTDLIGYDKKSLIRPKISAPGGFSDSKAGKNYSSGKKTGAREAEGRREPKKKTIRNIHKKAGKK encoded by the coding sequence ATGATCCACGATTATCTTCCCATGGGCCGGTCCGATATGAATATCAGAGGGTGGAAGCAATGTGACTTTATTTATGTCACCGGTGATGCCTATGTGGACCACCCGTCCTTTGGCCATGCCATCATCAGCCGGCTTTTGGAAGCCCATGGATACAAGGTGGGCATTATATCACAGCCGGATTGGAAAGACCGGGCAAGCATCCAGGTTTTAGGGGAGCCCCGCCTTGGATTTCTGGTTTCAGGCGGCAACATGGATTCCATGGTAAATCATTACTCTGTTTCAAAAAAGCGCAGACAGCAGGATGCTTATACGCCGGGGGGAGTTATGGGAAAGCGCCCCGATTATGCTGTCACGGTTTACTGCAATCTCATCCGGTCCGTATATAAAAAGGCGCCTGTTATCATCGGCGGCATTGAAGCCAGTCTAAGGCGTCTGGCCCATTACGATTACTGGTCGGACCGGCTAAAGCATTCCATCCTGATCGATTCCCAGGCGGATTTAATCTCCTATGGGATGGGGGAAAGATCCATTGTGGAAATTGCAGATGCTTTAAACAGCGGGATTGACATCAAGGATATCACTTTTATAGACGGCACTGTTTATAAGACGGACAGTCTGGAATCCGTATACGATGCTCTGATCCTCCCTTCTTTTGAAAAGATGAAGGCTAATAAACTGGAATATGCAAAAAGCTATTACATTCAGTATAACAACACAGATCCGTTTACAGGAAAACGCCTGGCAGAGCCTTATAAGGACAATCTGTTTGTGGTTCAGAACCCTCCTGCAAAGCCTCTTTCCATGGAGGAGATGGATGAGGTATACGCCCTTCCTTATATGAGGAATTATCATCCTTCCTATGAGGAGCTTGGGGGAGTGCCCGCCATCCGGGAAATCAAGTTCAGCCTGATCAGCAACCGAGGGTGTTTTGGTGCCTGCAGCTTTTGTGCACTCACTTTCCATCAGGGCCGGATCATACAGGCCAGAAGCCATGATTCCCTTGTGGAAGAGGCAAGGCTTTTAACGGAGGAGCCGGACTTTAAGGGATATATCCATGATGTAGGAGGACCTACGGCAGATTTTCGGTCTCCGGCCTGTGATAAGCAGATGACAAAGGGAGCCTGCCCCAACCGGCAGTGCCTGTTTCCGGAGCCTTGCAAGAATTTAAAGGCGGATCACACGGACTATATTGAACTGTTGAGAAAATTAAGAAACTTACCAAAGGTAAAAAAGGTATTCATCCGTTCCGGTATCCGGTTTGACTATGTGCTGGCCGAGCCTGGTAAAAAGTTCTTAAAGGAGCTTTGCCAGTACCATGTGAGCGGACAATTAAAGGTTGCCCCGGAGCATGTTGCTGATAAGGTGCTTTCCAAAATGGGCAAGCCCAGGAATCAAGTGTACCGCCAGTTTGTAAAGGAATATAACGATATGAATGGGCGGCTTGGCATGAAGCAGTATCTTGTCCCTTATTTAATGTCCTCCCATCCAGGTTCCGGGCTTTCAGAAGCCGTTGAGCTTGCGGAATATTTACGGGATTTAGGTTATATGCCGGAGCAGGTTCAGGACTTTTACCCAACACCTTCCACCATATCCACATGCATGTATTATACCGGATATGATCCCCGCACCATGGAAAAGGTGTATGTGCCAGTCAATCCCCATGAAAAGGCAATGCAAAGGGCTCTGATCCAGTACAGGAATCCGAAAAACTATGAACTGGTTTCCGAAGCCTTAAGGCTGGCAGGCCGTACGGATTTGATCGGGTATGATAAAAAATCCCTGATCCGTCCGAAAATAAGTGCTCCGGGAGGTTTTTCAGACAGCAAAGCAGGGAAAAATTACAGCAGCGGGAAGAAAACAGGAGCCAGGGAAGCGGAAGGCCGCCGGGAACCAAAGAAAAAGACCATAAGGAACATTCATAAAAAGGCAGGAAAAAAGTAA
- a CDS encoding pseudouridine synthase — protein sequence MKELRLDKYLTEMGEGTRSQIKEMARKGRISVDGIPEKRAERKIHPEQNQVTVDGRLVSYVRYEYYMLNKPQGVVSATEDSRYETVISLIGDRKRDDLFPVGRLDIDTEGLLLITNDGDLAHQLLSPKKHVDKIYFARIEGELPADAKRRMEEGLVLSDGTVTMPAYLKVLEQGKEEEPSEILLTIREGKFHQVKRMFETLGCRVVYLKRMSMGSLALDEVLKPGEYRPLSEEEIRKLKSHGNVRG from the coding sequence ATGAAGGAACTGAGACTTGATAAATATTTAACAGAAATGGGAGAAGGAACGCGAAGCCAGATTAAGGAAATGGCCAGAAAAGGCAGGATTTCAGTAGACGGAATCCCTGAGAAAAGGGCGGAACGCAAGATCCATCCGGAGCAGAACCAGGTAACTGTTGATGGACGTCTGGTGTCTTATGTCCGGTATGAATACTATATGCTGAACAAGCCTCAGGGTGTGGTATCTGCCACTGAGGATTCCCGTTACGAAACCGTGATAAGTCTCATAGGGGATCGGAAACGGGATGATCTTTTTCCGGTGGGGCGGCTGGATATTGATACGGAAGGACTTCTTCTCATCACCAATGACGGAGATCTGGCCCATCAGCTTCTGTCTCCGAAAAAGCATGTGGACAAGATTTATTTTGCCCGGATCGAAGGAGAGCTTCCGGCTGACGCAAAGAGGCGGATGGAGGAAGGGCTGGTGCTTTCTGATGGTACAGTTACCATGCCTGCTTATTTGAAAGTTCTGGAGCAGGGAAAGGAAGAAGAACCTTCCGAAATCCTTCTGACCATTCGGGAAGGAAAATTCCATCAGGTGAAGCGGATGTTTGAAACTCTAGGGTGCCGTGTGGTATACTTAAAGCGGATGTCCATGGGAAGCCTTGCACTTGATGAGGTTTTGAAGCCGGGAGAATACCGCCCGCTTTCAGAAGAAGAGATCCGGAAATTAAAAAGTCATGGTAACGTACGTGGGTAA
- a CDS encoding alpha/beta-type small acid-soluble spore protein — MSGRSNTTNVPEAKEAMDRFKMEVANEIGVPLTNGYNGNLTSAQNGSVGGYMVKKMIEAQERQMAGK, encoded by the coding sequence ATGTCAGGAAGATCTAATACTACAAATGTACCAGAGGCAAAAGAGGCAATGGATCGTTTTAAAATGGAAGTTGCCAACGAAATCGGTGTTCCGTTAACCAACGGTTATAACGGTAACTTAACATCTGCACAGAATGGTTCCGTAGGCGGATATATGGTCAAGAAGATGATCGAAGCCCAGGAAAGACAGATGGCAGGCAAATAA
- the rsmD gene encoding 16S rRNA (guanine(966)-N(2))-methyltransferase RsmD, whose amino-acid sequence MRVIAGKARRLILKTIEGQETRPTTDRIKETLFNMIQGDMPGRSFLDLFSGSGAIGIEALSRGAGLAVMVEQNPKAAECIRENLKTTKLEDDAIVMNCDVMTGLGRLEGKGHVFDYIFMDPPYNNDWEKRIFQYLSDSPLIHEDTTIITEASLNTPFEYLDEMGYQIIREKDYKTNKHVFASRKKS is encoded by the coding sequence ATGAGAGTAATCGCAGGAAAAGCCAGAAGGCTTATATTAAAAACCATAGAGGGACAGGAAACCCGGCCCACAACAGACAGAATAAAGGAGACGCTTTTTAATATGATTCAAGGGGACATGCCTGGCCGCAGTTTTCTGGATCTGTTTTCCGGAAGCGGAGCCATCGGAATCGAAGCCCTTAGCCGTGGAGCCGGTCTGGCAGTCATGGTAGAACAAAATCCCAAAGCTGCGGAATGCATCCGTGAAAATTTAAAGACCACAAAGCTGGAGGATGACGCAATAGTCATGAACTGTGACGTCATGACAGGACTAGGCAGGCTGGAAGGAAAGGGGCATGTATTTGATTATATATTCATGGACCCTCCCTATAATAACGACTGGGAAAAACGGATTTTCCAGTATCTGTCCGATTCCCCGCTGATTCATGAGGACACAACCATCATCACGGAAGCCTCCTTAAACACCCCCTTTGAATATCTGGATGAAATGGGATACCAGATCATTAGAGAAAAGGATTATAAAACAAACAAGCACGTCTTTGCATCAAGGAAAAAATCATAA
- a CDS encoding M23 family metallopeptidase → MMVILLFILILSVFQVTMIDYLYNNPTFYQLDAYTWESDDFRSLKLGKMVAEWDSLDYDTLTSLMVEHQYDLTGVTDKDTHTDRLLKVKPAEYRKLRQAYEILLNDLKFFPIPLTTLSGSPDISYQNGWMEARTYGGERGHEGCDIMGTDQPRGHYPVVSMSDGVVEKVGWLEKGGWRIGIRAPKGAYLYYAHLYGYSRQWKEGDEVKAGELLGFMGDTGYSQVEGTTGNFPVHLHVGIYLRTDHNDEMSVNPYWVLKYLEKYRLKYSY, encoded by the coding sequence ATGATGGTGATTCTTCTTTTCATCCTGATCCTTTCCGTTTTCCAGGTGACCATGATCGATTATCTGTACAATAATCCTACATTTTACCAGCTGGATGCTTATACCTGGGAAAGTGATGATTTCAGGAGCTTAAAGCTTGGAAAAATGGTGGCGGAATGGGATTCTCTTGATTATGATACTTTGACATCCTTAATGGTGGAGCACCAGTATGATTTAACTGGGGTCACAGACAAGGATACCCATACGGACAGACTTTTAAAGGTAAAGCCAGCGGAGTACCGGAAGCTCCGCCAGGCCTATGAAATACTTTTAAATGATTTGAAATTTTTCCCCATACCATTGACCACTCTTTCCGGTTCCCCGGATATAAGCTATCAAAACGGCTGGATGGAAGCCAGGACCTATGGAGGCGAACGGGGACATGAAGGCTGCGATATTATGGGAACAGACCAGCCCAGAGGACATTATCCGGTGGTCAGTATGAGCGACGGGGTGGTGGAAAAGGTGGGGTGGCTGGAAAAGGGCGGCTGGAGGATCGGGATACGGGCTCCTAAAGGCGCGTATCTGTACTATGCCCATCTTTACGGCTACAGCAGACAGTGGAAGGAAGGGGACGAAGTAAAGGCAGGGGAGCTTTTGGGATTTATGGGGGACACCGGCTACAGTCAGGTGGAGGGGACCACAGGCAATTTCCCGGTCCATTTGCACGTGGGAATTTATTTGCGGACCGACCATAATGATGAGATGAGTGTCAATCCCTACTGGGTCTTAAAATATCTGGAGAAATACCGGCTGAAATATTCGTATTAG
- a CDS encoding nucleoside recognition protein, with protein sequence MKKSFFRLLSVAALILLLRFPSTAFEGARNGLVLWGSVVVPTLLPFMICSNVIVALNAIRILIFPVRRILHQFFCLSDAGSYTLISGLLCGYPMGARTCSDFMDNNRISEKEGKYLLAICNHPSPMFLLGYAAGALPPSLPVWLLLTCVYLPIFPLSIAARSFYGISGPAGSLPVTRESYKSFDDSLMDSCEVMVKIGGYIMLFSILALYITKLPINVPQYKAVILGFVEITTGIKAVSQAFSGISGGLWIGVVTAFGGLSGIFQTKSVIKNAGLSIRHYVTWKVLHSLLTIILFILLARFPLVLPRA encoded by the coding sequence ATGAAAAAATCCTTTTTCCGTCTGCTTTCCGTTGCCGCTTTAATCCTGCTGCTCCGTTTTCCGTCTACAGCCTTTGAAGGAGCGAGAAACGGACTGGTTTTATGGGGCTCTGTGGTGGTGCCCACCCTTCTGCCCTTTATGATCTGCTCCAATGTCATCGTGGCCTTAAATGCCATCCGCATCCTTATTTTCCCGGTAAGAAGGATCCTGCACCAGTTCTTTTGCCTCTCTGATGCGGGAAGCTATACCCTGATTTCCGGTCTTCTCTGCGGATATCCCATGGGAGCCAGGACCTGCAGCGATTTTATGGACAATAACCGTATTTCCGAAAAGGAAGGGAAATACCTTTTAGCCATCTGCAATCATCCCAGCCCCATGTTCCTGTTAGGTTATGCCGCCGGAGCTCTCCCGCCGTCACTGCCGGTCTGGCTCCTCCTTACCTGTGTGTACCTGCCCATATTCCCTCTTTCCATTGCAGCAAGGAGCTTTTATGGCATCAGCGGGCCGGCCGGATCTCTGCCTGTTACAAGAGAATCCTATAAATCCTTTGACGATAGCCTGATGGATTCCTGCGAGGTCATGGTAAAAATCGGAGGATATATTATGCTGTTTTCCATCCTGGCTCTTTACATAACAAAACTTCCTATAAATGTTCCTCAATATAAAGCCGTCATCCTGGGTTTTGTGGAGATCACCACCGGGATCAAGGCCGTTTCCCAGGCCTTTTCAGGAATATCAGGAGGCTTATGGATCGGGGTTGTGACCGCATTCGGAGGATTGTCCGGTATCTTTCAGACAAAGAGTGTTATAAAAAATGCCGGATTATCCATCCGGCACTATGTAACCTGGAAAGTGCTTCACAGCCTCCTTACCATCATACTTTTTATTCTATTGGCCCGTTTTCCTCTGGTCCTGCCGCGGGCGTAA
- the coaD gene encoding pantetheine-phosphate adenylyltransferase: MRKAVYPGSFDPVTFGHLDIIERSARMSDHLIIGVLNNNSKTPLFSVEERVNMLKSLTKDLPNVEVKSFGGLLVDFVRANQADAVIRGLRAVTDFEYELQIAQTNRVMAPEIDTVFLTTNLKYSYLSSSIVKEIAAYGGEINTFVPACVAQRVMKKMEDRMK, encoded by the coding sequence ATGAGAAAAGCAGTGTATCCGGGAAGCTTTGATCCGGTGACTTTTGGTCATCTGGATATTATAGAACGTTCTGCCAGGATGTCAGATCATTTAATCATAGGAGTTTTAAATAATAATTCCAAAACGCCGTTGTTTTCTGTAGAAGAACGTGTTAATATGTTAAAGAGCCTTACTAAAGACCTTCCCAATGTGGAGGTAAAGTCGTTTGGAGGGCTTTTGGTTGATTTTGTACGAGCTAATCAGGCGGATGCGGTCATTCGCGGGCTTCGGGCTGTAACGGATTTTGAATATGAATTGCAGATCGCACAGACAAACCGGGTTATGGCACCGGAGATTGATACTGTGTTTTTGACGACGAATTTAAAATATTCTTACTTGAGTTCCAGCATTGTGAAGGAGATAGCCGCCTATGGCGGAGAGATAAACACGTTTGTGCCTGCATGTGTCGCGCAGCGTGTAATGAAGAAGATGGAAGATAGAATGAAATAA
- a CDS encoding vacuolar family H+-ATPase subunit H, with translation MMSRIEQLIGEIEEYIDSCKYQPLSNSKIVVNRDELEELLVELRLRIPDEIKQYQKIISNRDAIMNEARQQADSILAQANAQTNELVNEHEIMQKAYAQANDIIEQANQQAQQIVEQAVADANGIRQSSVQYTDDMLKSLQTIISHSMEGAQGRFDAFMTSMQSSYDIVSSNRQELTGAVTPAAGPEENGPIE, from the coding sequence ATGATGAGCAGAATTGAACAGTTAATCGGTGAAATTGAAGAATATATTGACAGCTGCAAGTACCAGCCTCTCTCCAACAGCAAGATCGTGGTTAACCGGGATGAGCTGGAAGAGCTTCTGGTGGAACTTCGTCTGCGCATTCCCGATGAAATCAAGCAGTATCAGAAGATTATCAGCAACCGTGACGCAATTATGAATGAAGCCCGTCAGCAGGCGGATTCCATTCTGGCCCAGGCCAATGCTCAGACAAATGAGCTGGTCAATGAGCATGAAATCATGCAGAAAGCATATGCCCAGGCCAATGATATCATTGAACAGGCCAATCAACAGGCCCAGCAGATCGTGGAACAGGCGGTGGCCGACGCCAATGGCATCAGGCAGAGTTCTGTTCAGTATACGGACGACATGTTAAAAAGTCTTCAGACCATTATCAGCCATTCCATGGAAGGCGCCCAGGGCCGTTTTGACGCTTTTATGACTTCCATGCAGTCAAGCTATGATATCGTCTCTTCTAACCGCCAGGAGCTGACAGGAGCTGTTACGCCCGCGGCAGGACCAGAGGAAAACGGGCCAATAGAATAA
- the udk gene encoding uridine kinase, which produces MNCVLIGIAGGTGSGKSTFTNRLKAAFGDDIAVIYHDNYYKKQDELSFEERKKMNYDHPEAFETELLLEQLQMLRDGKAVDCPVYDYSMHNRSQKQVKVEPKKVILVEGILVFADERLRSMFDIKIFVEADADERILRRVIRDVKERGRDIEGVVEQYLTTVKPMHYLYVEPTKPLADVIINSGMNEVAFQLVKTNIEKILETGNEE; this is translated from the coding sequence ATGAATTGTGTGTTAATTGGAATTGCCGGAGGGACCGGTTCGGGGAAGTCTACCTTTACCAACCGGCTGAAGGCTGCGTTTGGCGATGACATTGCGGTGATTTACCATGATAATTATTATAAAAAACAGGATGAACTTTCTTTTGAAGAGAGAAAGAAAATGAATTATGACCATCCCGAAGCTTTTGAAACAGAGCTTTTGCTGGAACAGCTCCAGATGCTGCGGGATGGAAAGGCGGTTGACTGCCCTGTTTATGATTATTCCATGCACAACCGTTCTCAGAAGCAGGTGAAGGTGGAGCCTAAGAAGGTTATTTTGGTCGAGGGAATCCTGGTTTTTGCAGATGAGCGCCTAAGGAGCATGTTTGATATTAAAATTTTTGTAGAGGCTGATGCCGACGAGCGTATCCTTCGCCGCGTAATCCGCGACGTAAAAGAAAGAGGCCGGGATATTGAGGGTGTTGTGGAGCAATATCTTACTACAGTGAAACCCATGCACTATTTGTACGTAGAGCCTACAAAACCTCTGGCGGATGTGATCATAAACAGCGGCATGAATGAGGTTGCGTTCCAGCTGGTGAAAACCAATATTGAAAAGATATTGGAGACCGGAAATGAGGAGTAA